One stretch of Corallococcus soli DNA includes these proteins:
- a CDS encoding VTT domain-containing protein — MDMPHEQERPVEAGTRRRRVLGWTVLGALLLAAILVPFFLWQDRIDAATGAFLREPHARWVIAAVIGGLLAADIVLPVPSSIVNTAAGSLLGFWGGAGVAWAGLMVSTGVGYLLGRGASATALHRLVGRGASRGEGDFGGDGAWTLVVCRAVPVLAEGSVILAGFRRMPPRRFLVTCALSNLGLAAAYAAIGAYAVDLGSFLFAFAGAMGVPALGMLLTRRLRSAPVGRATVARSGMRSDGG; from the coding sequence ATGGACATGCCTCATGAGCAGGAGCGGCCAGTGGAGGCAGGGACTCGGCGGCGCCGGGTGCTGGGCTGGACGGTGCTGGGGGCGCTGTTGCTGGCGGCCATCCTGGTGCCCTTCTTCCTCTGGCAGGACCGCATCGACGCGGCCACCGGGGCCTTCCTGCGAGAGCCCCATGCGCGCTGGGTGATCGCCGCGGTGATTGGCGGATTGCTGGCGGCGGACATCGTGCTGCCGGTGCCGTCCAGCATCGTGAACACGGCGGCCGGGAGCCTGCTGGGGTTCTGGGGTGGGGCGGGGGTGGCGTGGGCCGGGCTGATGGTGAGCACCGGGGTGGGGTACTTGCTGGGCAGGGGCGCCAGCGCCACGGCGCTGCACCGGCTGGTGGGGCGCGGGGCGTCGCGCGGGGAGGGTGACTTCGGGGGGGATGGCGCCTGGACGCTGGTGGTCTGCCGTGCCGTGCCGGTGCTGGCGGAGGGCTCGGTGATCCTCGCCGGCTTCCGCCGCATGCCGCCGCGCCGCTTCCTGGTGACCTGCGCCTTGTCGAACCTGGGCCTCGCGGCGGCCTACGCGGCCATTGGGGCCTACGCGGTGGACCTGGGCTCGTTCCTGTTCGCGTTCGCCGGCGCCATGGGTGTGCCAGCGCTGGGCATGCTGCTCACCCGGAGGCTCAGGTCCGCTCCCGTGGGCCGTGCAACCGTCGCCCGCTCAGGGATGCGTTCCGACGGCGGGTGA
- a CDS encoding serine/threonine-protein kinase: MTGCPTEEMLLAFVEDRLRPPQRALTEAHVSRCDACGELLAVVAGAWHAEGRLSAAAPEPTRRFSEGERVGPYTVVGHAASGAMGDVYRAHDARLGRDVALKVLPSRFAQDPERLARFHQEARAAGALSHPHLLTLFDVGTHEGVPYLVSEWLEGVTLRERLLLGPLRPEHAVRLGIQYSRGLAAAHARGIIHRDLKPANLFVGPDGHGRILDFGLARLTENLQDAALTQSGAVVGTAGYMAPEQIRGQPVDSRADVFALGVVLHEAVSGQVPFGGDSPVERMSAALRDEPPPLPGALGAVIARCLAKSPEDRFQSAQDLAFALESLATRGSEHRPPLPRPALFAVAAVVLVLCVLGSLFAFRRAWQAPVPSRELSAPHYRPVTFRRGHVLNARFSADGHTLFYGAAWDGGRAELYSARAERPLSQALGTPADVLAASPRGELAVLLEPRFFDADHGSGTLGLMPLSGGAPRAVLDGVLEADWGRSGGPLMVVRRVGEDFRLEQPPGTVRFESQGWISHARVSPNGARIAFLFHEHPKDDRGGVWLLEKEGPPRELSGDWASIRGLAWAPDGDEVWFTASRTDADSSLFAVDLGGKTRLVDGIAGRMVLHDIAGNGSVLVDHPVIRTGLAVGRAGEERDLTWADSSFMTDLSRDGRTVLFAEGGQVEGPTYGAYLRTTDGAPPIRLGDGLPMALSPDGKWVLTARYGERTEFVLLPTGAGEARMLSLSPIAVVLGARWFPDGKRLLLRASEAGRPARLWSFEPGAGAPRPITGEGMGFDAAISSDGARLAAVEATGKLRVFSDRGEDVASVPGTFVGQSVVGWHVGGEALYLRSVSLPVQVAKVDLRTGASTPHLTVPARGSPPGMVSIMTLALSEDGSAYAYSYNEALSRLFLMEEAPSPAVGTHP; encoded by the coding sequence GGACATGCCGCGAGCGGCGCGATGGGCGACGTGTACCGGGCGCACGATGCACGGCTTGGGCGCGACGTGGCGCTGAAGGTGCTCCCCTCGCGGTTCGCCCAGGACCCCGAACGCCTGGCCCGCTTCCACCAGGAGGCGCGTGCGGCGGGAGCCCTGTCGCATCCGCACCTGCTCACGTTGTTCGACGTGGGGACCCATGAAGGGGTGCCCTACCTCGTCTCCGAGTGGCTGGAGGGGGTCACGCTGCGTGAGCGGCTGTTGCTCGGCCCCCTGCGGCCGGAGCACGCCGTGCGGCTGGGCATCCAGTACTCGCGCGGGCTCGCGGCGGCGCACGCTCGCGGGATCATCCACCGCGACCTCAAGCCGGCGAACCTCTTCGTCGGGCCAGATGGGCATGGCCGGATCCTCGACTTCGGGCTGGCGCGGCTCACCGAGAACCTCCAGGACGCCGCGTTGACCCAGAGCGGCGCGGTGGTGGGCACCGCCGGCTACATGGCGCCCGAGCAGATTCGCGGGCAGCCCGTGGACTCGCGCGCGGATGTGTTCGCGCTGGGCGTGGTGCTTCATGAGGCCGTGAGCGGCCAGGTCCCGTTCGGCGGGGACAGCCCGGTGGAGCGGATGAGCGCCGCGCTCCGGGACGAGCCGCCGCCCCTGCCCGGAGCGCTGGGGGCGGTGATTGCCCGCTGTCTGGCGAAGTCCCCCGAGGACCGGTTCCAGTCCGCGCAGGACCTGGCGTTCGCGCTGGAGTCCCTCGCCACGCGTGGGAGCGAGCATCGCCCTCCGCTTCCACGCCCTGCCCTGTTCGCGGTCGCGGCGGTCGTGCTGGTGCTGTGCGTGCTCGGGAGCCTGTTCGCGTTCAGGCGCGCGTGGCAGGCGCCCGTGCCGTCACGGGAGCTCTCGGCTCCGCACTACCGCCCGGTCACGTTCCGCAGGGGCCATGTGCTCAACGCGCGGTTCTCCGCGGATGGGCACACGTTGTTCTACGGCGCCGCGTGGGACGGAGGGCGCGCAGAGCTGTACAGCGCTCGCGCCGAGCGGCCCCTGTCCCAGGCCCTGGGCACCCCGGCCGACGTGCTCGCGGCGTCGCCCCGGGGAGAGCTGGCGGTGTTGCTCGAACCCCGCTTCTTTGATGCCGACCACGGCAGTGGGACGCTCGGGTTGATGCCGCTGTCGGGCGGCGCTCCCCGCGCCGTGCTCGATGGGGTGCTGGAGGCCGACTGGGGGCGCAGCGGAGGGCCGCTCATGGTGGTGCGGCGCGTGGGCGAGGACTTCCGCCTGGAACAACCGCCGGGCACGGTGCGCTTCGAGTCCCAGGGGTGGATCAGCCACGCGCGGGTGTCCCCCAACGGCGCGCGCATCGCGTTCCTGTTCCATGAACATCCGAAGGACGACCGCGGCGGGGTGTGGCTGCTGGAGAAGGAGGGCCCTCCCCGGGAGCTCTCTGGCGACTGGGCGAGCATCCGGGGTCTGGCGTGGGCGCCTGACGGCGACGAGGTGTGGTTCACCGCCTCGCGCACCGACGCGGACTCCTCGCTGTTCGCCGTGGACCTGGGCGGCAAGACGCGGCTCGTGGATGGGATCGCCGGGCGGATGGTGCTTCATGACATCGCGGGCAATGGCTCCGTGCTCGTCGATCATCCCGTCATCCGGACCGGGCTCGCCGTCGGTCGCGCGGGGGAAGAGCGGGACCTGACGTGGGCGGACTCCTCGTTCATGACGGACCTGTCACGCGACGGGCGGACGGTGCTCTTCGCGGAGGGCGGACAGGTGGAAGGTCCGACCTATGGCGCGTACCTGCGGACCACCGACGGCGCGCCTCCCATCCGGCTGGGAGACGGCCTGCCCATGGCGCTCTCCCCGGACGGGAAGTGGGTGCTGACGGCGCGGTATGGAGAGCGGACGGAGTTCGTGCTGCTGCCCACGGGCGCGGGCGAGGCCCGGATGCTGTCCCTCTCCCCCATCGCCGTGGTGCTCGGGGCGCGCTGGTTCCCGGATGGGAAGCGGTTGCTCCTGCGGGCCAGTGAGGCGGGGCGGCCCGCCCGGCTGTGGTCGTTCGAACCGGGTGCGGGTGCGCCCCGGCCCATCACCGGGGAAGGGATGGGCTTCGACGCGGCCATCTCTTCCGACGGTGCGCGCCTCGCGGCGGTCGAGGCCACGGGGAAGCTCCGCGTGTTCTCCGACCGGGGTGAAGACGTGGCCAGCGTGCCCGGCACGTTCGTCGGACAGTCGGTGGTGGGCTGGCACGTCGGCGGTGAGGCCCTCTACCTGCGAAGCGTCTCGTTGCCCGTGCAGGTCGCGAAGGTCGACCTGCGCACCGGAGCGAGCACCCCGCACCTGACCGTGCCGGCGCGTGGGAGCCCGCCGGGCATGGTCTCCATCATGACGCTGGCCCTGTCCGAGGATGGGAGCGCGTATGCATACAGCTACAACGAGGCGCTCTCCCGGCTGTTCCTCATGGAGGAGGCCCCGTCACCCGCCGTCGGAACGCATCCCTGA